In the Phaseolus vulgaris cultivar G19833 chromosome 7, P. vulgaris v2.0, whole genome shotgun sequence genome, one interval contains:
- the LOC137830226 gene encoding histone H1-like — protein sequence MAKANGKNKSTDALHPPYFQMIADAITSLKERTGSSQPAIAKFVEDKHSKVLPPNFRKLLSVQLKSLVKSEKLYKVKNSYKLSSTQTKNPKTAPKEKEVTEKTKKLSQVKTPEALKKKAPSKKKYVEAVAASGGGKLKQAPNMKKYVEAVAASGGGKVKRLSQVKTPEAMKKKPNLSPAKRKITPKPSKDKKKARK from the exons ATGGCAAAAGCAAATGGCAAGAACAAATCCACCGATGCGCTCCACCCTCCCTACTTCCAG ATGATCGCCGACGCAATAACGTCGTTGAAGGAACGCACGGGTTCGAGTCAACCCGCGATAGCCAAGTTCGTCGAGGACAAGCACAGCAAAGTTCTTCCTCCCAACTTCCGGAAACTTCTCTCCGTTCAGTTGAAAAGTTTGGTCAAATCGGAGAAGCTCTACAAGGTCAAGAACTCCTACAAGCTTTCTTCTACGCAAACCAAGAACCCCAAAACCGCTCCGAAAGAGAAGGAGGTGACGGAGAAGACGAAGAAGCTGAGTCAGGTGAAGACGCCCGAAGCTCTGAAGAAGAAAGCCCCCAGCAAGAAGAAATATGTGGAGGCGGTGGCAGCCTCTGGAGGAGGGAAACTGAAGCAAGCCCCCAACATGAAGAAATATGTGGAGGCGGTGGCAGCCTCCGGAGGAGGGAAAGTGAAGCGTTTGAGTCAGGTGAAGACCCCCGAGGCCATGAAGAAGAAGCCCAATTTATCACCTGCCAAACGCAAGATCACTCCTAAACCTTCCAAGGACAAGAAGAAAGCTAGGAAATGA
- the LOC137830228 gene encoding uncharacterized protein, whose product MEGITATVCKGVKEYWRRKGYRRLNGSGRRRRNRVELGSTRTGKGRFWRWRIRLAPKIRIRKIPSPKKVLLWVRDAYVRMMLGLANSRVMTAGASASGFGGPLSAVDTSFAGFGRAQPKEYDDKAIIQIYKSILMAHGALVPRDAAAEIACPP is encoded by the coding sequence ATGGAGGGTATCACGGCCACCGTGTGCAAGGGCGTCAAAGAGTATTGGAGGAGGAAAGGCTACCGGAGGCTAAACGGGTCGGGTCGGAGAAGGAGGAATCGGGTTGAGCTGGGAAGCACTCGAACCGGGAAGGGTCGGTTCTGGCGGTGGAGAATCAGACTCGCACCCAAGATCCGAATCAGAAAAATCCCATCTCCCAAGAAGGTTCTGCTTTGGGTGAGGGACGCGTACGTGCGGATGATGCTGGGCTTGGCCAACTCACGCGTCATGACCGCTGGCGCCTCAGCTTCGGGCTTCGGTGGGCCCCTGTCAGCTGTGGACACCTCCTTCGCGGGCTTCGGTCGGGCCCAACCCAAGGAGTACGACGACAAAGCCATCATCCAGATCTACAAGTCCATCCTCATGGCGCATGGAGCGTTAGTGCCTCGTGACGCCGCCGCAGAAATCGCTTGCCCACCGTAA